TGGCCGACGATTTCACCGGAACTGCCGCAGTGATTGTCCATGCACTGCAAGCCCTGCGCGAGCAAGGCAACCTGTTTGATTACGCCTGCTGCATTTATGCCACTGCGCCGCTGTTGCAAGCGCGCTTTCTCCGGCAGGGGCTGCAACTGCTGGAACAACATCCGGACAAGTCCTATGCGTTCTCGGTGTGTGACTTTGGTTTTCCCGTACAGCGAGCCCTGACCGTTGACGAACAGGGCGCCCTGACCGCGCTTTACCCGGAGTTTCGCGACACCCGCTCGCAGGATTTACCGTCGGCGTTTCAGGACGCGGGGCAGTTTTACTGGGGACGCAGCGGTGCCTGGTCGAGCGGTGAGGTGCTGTATTCACCAATAAGCCTGCCGGTGGTTCTCCCGCGTTTCCTGGTGCAGGACATCGACACGCCTGAAGACTGGAAACGTGCCGAATACCTCTACGCCGCCCTGAAGGCGGGTGGTGAACTGCAATGAGGGTGCTGATCCGTGCCGACGCGTCGCCCACCATTGGCAGCGGCCACATTGCCCGCTGCCTGACCCTGGCTCGAGTGTTGCGCGAGCAGGGCAGTCACGTCGC
The Pseudomonas sp. MYb327 DNA segment above includes these coding regions:
- the pseF gene encoding pseudaminic acid cytidylyltransferase; the encoded protein is MNSVAIIPARGGSKRIPRKNLKPFDGVPMIARSIQTAVDSGLFSQVVVSTDDEEIAELARAHGARVPFMRPAVLADDFTGTAAVIVHALQALREQGNLFDYACCIYATAPLLQARFLRQGLQLLEQHPDKSYAFSVCDFGFPVQRALTVDEQGALTALYPEFRDTRSQDLPSAFQDAGQFYWGRSGAWSSGEVLYSPISLPVVLPRFLVQDIDTPEDWKRAEYLYAALKAGGELQ